A portion of the Choristoneura fumiferana chromosome 6, NRCan_CFum_1, whole genome shotgun sequence genome contains these proteins:
- the LOC141429041 gene encoding uncharacterized protein has translation MFSKYIVVLVTVKVALAIYPYFDTQDFIYNVPKVYRISITLDKMLEYYEKKPSKDPEWFIALGMARGQLEYTINELDKTVPPKLKENLQNITRRMDRIRNNTDVTTLVYRSKDYEYVAKAIFENMDVLASVLEPITLGTMGTQKPYRFDFEQYVQEARTKMPGRKAADACTMQLLISAMETQTTQAEGACELTPECSQQLIKGSGLAFQQTSRLRAATLARLFDCMEGIDLSAHIYKLCIQIYKETKSLEAWDHPAGTKTIFMQQILYCASQGYGEFIKPRWMNKIMAWQEPKGCYADDRQPFMRLTGFVGPASAPPPKERAEEYRVKKAAESEGGTCNSLASAMALGSLVMYVRALLETDQAFQYDVLV, from the exons ATGTTTTCCAAATACATTGTCGTTTTAGTAACTGTAAAAGTAGCTTTAGCTATTTACCCATATTTTGATACCCAAGACTTCATATACAACGTGCCTAAGGTGTACAGAATTTCGATCACTTTAGATAAAATGTTGGAATACTATGAGAAGAAACCTTCCAAGGATCCAGAATGGTTTATTGCTTTGGGTATGGCAAGAG GTCAGCTGGAATACACGATCAATGAACTGGACAAGACGGTACCTCCCAAGCTGAAGGagaatttgcaaaatattaccAGACGGATGGATCGTATTCGCAATAATACTGACGTCACCACTCTGGTCTACCGCAGCAAGGATTACGAATATG TGGCAAAGGCGATATTTGAAAATATGGATGTGCTGGCAAGCGTTTTGGAGCCGATAACACTCGGCACGATGGGCACCCAGAAACCTTATCGATTTGACTTTGAGCAATATGTGCAAGAAGCCAGGACTAAAATGCCTGGAAGGAAGGCTGCAG atgCATGCACGATGCAGCTCCTGATATCAGCGATGGAGACACAGACAACTCAAGCAGAGGGAGCATGTGAGCTGACGCCCGAATGTAGCCAGCAGTTGATAAAAGGTTCTGGCCTGGCCTTTCAACAAACCAGCCGACTCCGCGCGGCTACATTAGCTCGCCTCTTCGATTGCATGGAAGGAATCGATCTTTCTGCACATATATACAAGCTGTGTATACAAATTTATAAAGAAACAAAGTCACTTGAAGCATGGGATCATCCTGCGGGAACGAAAACTATATTTATGCAACAAA tTTTGTACTGTGCATCACAAGGATACGGTGAATTTATCAAGCCCCGGTGGATGAACAAAATCATGGCTTGGCAGGAACCGAAAGGGTGCTATGCTGACGATCGACAGCCGTTCATGAGACTCACAGGATTCGTGGGCCCTGCCAGTGCGCCGCCGCCGAAGGAGCGAGCG GAGGAGTACCGAGTAAAAAAGGCAGCTGAATCAGAAGGAGGGACCTGCAACTCACTGGCATCGGCAATGGCACTGGGTTCCTTGGTAATGTACGTTCGCGCTTTGCTGGAAACCGATCAAGCGTTCCAGTATGACGTActagtttaa
- the LOC141429036 gene encoding dopaminechrome tautomerase-like isoform X2, translating to MFSDGTRAAGLTLWLAMLGVAHAQSLPADGDTPPFSTLYKWKYVDFEFPSHIHREQALITKKFIPMNVLPLGIEVFGSRVWVTFPSWRGGVPATLATVSRVGGHPSPLLRPYPDWNYHRAFNENQNCTGLTSVFRVNVDSCGRLWVLDSGQIDSQDNPKQICPPSLVVFDLYTDKLIARYAIPKKYVLQDSLFANLIVDTRTEDCSDLHVYISDTWRFGLLVFRERDETFWRFSHHLFYPDPLASNYTLHGLNFQWSDGIFGLALTPIDHNEDRLLYFHAMSSYREFVVSTSVLRQSSRVNNSASEFNLAGESRGLLGQSSASAIDRRGVMFYGLVTRDSIGCWDTEKPYQKKTSGVVAMNRETLIFPNDIKVDQEEQQSVWVISNRLPMFQAGPLDPDDYNYRILYADTMEAVKDTICDPEIDLLPPNEAVQRGWWS from the exons ATGTTCTCCG ATGGAACTCGCGCAGCCGGGTTGACTCTATGGCTGGCTATGCTGGGCGTGGCGCACGCGCAGTCGCTGCCAGCCGACGGGGACACGCCGCCCTTTTCCACCCTTTACAAGTGGAAATATGTGGACTTCGAATTCCCCTCGCACATACACCGGGAGCAAGCTCTCATCACAAA aaaattcATTCCAATGAATGTGCTCCCTCTGGGAATCGAGGTGTTCGGGTCGCGCGTGTGGGTGACGTTTCCGAGCTGGCGCGGAGGAGTGCCAGCGACGCTCGCCACGGTGTCCCGTGTCGGAGGCCATCCCTCACCACTGCTTAGGCCTTACCCTGACTGGAACTACCACAGGGCTTTTA ATGAGAACCAAAACTGCACTGGATTGACTTCGGTTTTCCGAGTAAATGTTGACTCGTGTGGACGGCTTTGGGTATTAGATTCTGGTCAAATAGATTCCCAGGACAATCCGAAACAAATATGCCCACCGAGTTTAGTGGTTTTTGATCTCTATACAGACAAACTTATCGCTCGATACgcaattcccaaaaaatatgtGCTTCAAGATTCACTTTTTGCAAATTTAATCGTGGATACAAGAACAGAAGACTGCTCCGATCTACACGTGTATATTTCAGATACTTGGCGTTTCGGTCTTTTAGTTTTTAGAGAAAGAGATGAAACATTCTGGAGGTTTAGTCATCACCTGTTCTACCCAGATCCACTGGCTTCCAACTACACACTTCACGGGCTTAACTTCCAATGGTCAGACGGAATATTCGGATTAGCACTTACGCCCATAGACCATAATGAGGACAGGCTATTATATTTCCATGCCATGTCAAGTTACAGAGAGTTCGTAGTGTCAACATCAGTTCTGCGTCAGAGTTCACGCGTGAACAACAGCGCATCGGAATTTAACCTCGCGGGTGAGAGCAGAGGGCTTTTGGGCCAGTCGTCCGCTTCAGCCATAGACAGGCGAGGAGTCATGTTTTACGGTCTAGTGACCCGAGACAGTATTGGGTGTTGGGACACGGAGAAACCGTATCAGAAGAAAACGTCGGGTGTAGTGGCTATGAACAGAGAGACTTTAATATTTCCAAATGACATTAAAGTTGATCAGGAAGAGCAACAAAGTGTTTGGGTTATATCGAATAGGTTGCCAATGTTTCAGGCAGGTCCGTTGGACCCTGACGATTACAATTACAGGATTTTATATGCAGATACGATGGAAGCAGTGAAAGATACCATCTGCGATCCGGAAATCGATTTACTTCCCCCTAACGAAGCCGTTCAACGCGGATGGTGGTCATAA
- the LOC141429043 gene encoding ATP synthase subunit O, mitochondrial-like, which produces MFRILARQMCSSAGASKKTPIPVFGIEGRYVTALYSAASQKNQLDEVDKHLRSLQQELLKPKIVDFIESSMVSSAEKAKLLIDVAKQAGMPDTAANFLGIVAENGRLKKLRRMINMFTAVMVAHKNMALCEVITAKPLDEGTRKSLMDALQKFVKGEKKIELTERVDPSIIGGWWWEWKTNIST; this is translated from the exons ATGTTCCGTATACTTGCAAGACAAATGTGCAGTTCTGCCGGCGCATCAAAAAAGACTCCTATACCAGTGtttg gaataGAAGGCCGGTACGTCACTGCGTTGTATAGTGCAGCCAGTCAAAAAAATCAGCTAGATGAAGTTGACAAACATTTACGTAGCCTACAACAAGAACTGCTCAAACCAAAAATTGTTGACTTCATCGAATCGAGCATGGTTTCTTCTGCCGAAAAAGCCAAGCTCCTAATAGATGTCGCCAAACAAGCTG GTATGCCGGATACTGCTGCAAACTTTTTAGGGATAGTAGCGGAAAACGGAAGGCTGAAAAAATTGCGCCGAATGATAAACATGTTCACGGCTGTTATGGTAGCCCACAAGAATATGGCGCTTTGCGAAGTGATCACCGCTAAGCCCCTAGATGAAGGCACCCGCAAAAGCCTCATGGATGCTctgcaaaagtttgtaaaaggGGAGAAGAAGATTGAACTCACGGAGAGAGTGGATCCTTCAATAATAGGGGGATGGTGGTGGGAGTGGAAGACAAACATATCGACCTGA
- the LOC141429036 gene encoding dopaminechrome tautomerase-like isoform X1, whose protein sequence is MAVSHQWFIQWSPPSMIYADITSQYNQVNEQFNKFEHERANPLEVNTFRNSETNKLRNVQDAYNTGEYGFGSKRKEKNDGTRAAGLTLWLAMLGVAHAQSLPADGDTPPFSTLYKWKYVDFEFPSHIHREQALITKKFIPMNVLPLGIEVFGSRVWVTFPSWRGGVPATLATVSRVGGHPSPLLRPYPDWNYHRAFNENQNCTGLTSVFRVNVDSCGRLWVLDSGQIDSQDNPKQICPPSLVVFDLYTDKLIARYAIPKKYVLQDSLFANLIVDTRTEDCSDLHVYISDTWRFGLLVFRERDETFWRFSHHLFYPDPLASNYTLHGLNFQWSDGIFGLALTPIDHNEDRLLYFHAMSSYREFVVSTSVLRQSSRVNNSASEFNLAGESRGLLGQSSASAIDRRGVMFYGLVTRDSIGCWDTEKPYQKKTSGVVAMNRETLIFPNDIKVDQEEQQSVWVISNRLPMFQAGPLDPDDYNYRILYADTMEAVKDTICDPEIDLLPPNEAVQRGWWS, encoded by the exons ATGGCGGTTTCACATCAGTGGTTCATACAATGGTCGCCACCGTCCATGATCTATGCAGACATCACTAGTCAGTACAATCAAGTAAATGAACAGTTTAATAAATTTGAACATGAACGGGCTAACCCATTGGAAGTGAACACTTTCAGGAACAGTGAAACGAATAAATTGCGTAATGTTCAGGACGCGTATAATACCGGAGAATATGGATTTGGATCAAAGCGCAAAGAGAAAAATG ATGGAACTCGCGCAGCCGGGTTGACTCTATGGCTGGCTATGCTGGGCGTGGCGCACGCGCAGTCGCTGCCAGCCGACGGGGACACGCCGCCCTTTTCCACCCTTTACAAGTGGAAATATGTGGACTTCGAATTCCCCTCGCACATACACCGGGAGCAAGCTCTCATCACAAA aaaattcATTCCAATGAATGTGCTCCCTCTGGGAATCGAGGTGTTCGGGTCGCGCGTGTGGGTGACGTTTCCGAGCTGGCGCGGAGGAGTGCCAGCGACGCTCGCCACGGTGTCCCGTGTCGGAGGCCATCCCTCACCACTGCTTAGGCCTTACCCTGACTGGAACTACCACAGGGCTTTTA ATGAGAACCAAAACTGCACTGGATTGACTTCGGTTTTCCGAGTAAATGTTGACTCGTGTGGACGGCTTTGGGTATTAGATTCTGGTCAAATAGATTCCCAGGACAATCCGAAACAAATATGCCCACCGAGTTTAGTGGTTTTTGATCTCTATACAGACAAACTTATCGCTCGATACgcaattcccaaaaaatatgtGCTTCAAGATTCACTTTTTGCAAATTTAATCGTGGATACAAGAACAGAAGACTGCTCCGATCTACACGTGTATATTTCAGATACTTGGCGTTTCGGTCTTTTAGTTTTTAGAGAAAGAGATGAAACATTCTGGAGGTTTAGTCATCACCTGTTCTACCCAGATCCACTGGCTTCCAACTACACACTTCACGGGCTTAACTTCCAATGGTCAGACGGAATATTCGGATTAGCACTTACGCCCATAGACCATAATGAGGACAGGCTATTATATTTCCATGCCATGTCAAGTTACAGAGAGTTCGTAGTGTCAACATCAGTTCTGCGTCAGAGTTCACGCGTGAACAACAGCGCATCGGAATTTAACCTCGCGGGTGAGAGCAGAGGGCTTTTGGGCCAGTCGTCCGCTTCAGCCATAGACAGGCGAGGAGTCATGTTTTACGGTCTAGTGACCCGAGACAGTATTGGGTGTTGGGACACGGAGAAACCGTATCAGAAGAAAACGTCGGGTGTAGTGGCTATGAACAGAGAGACTTTAATATTTCCAAATGACATTAAAGTTGATCAGGAAGAGCAACAAAGTGTTTGGGTTATATCGAATAGGTTGCCAATGTTTCAGGCAGGTCCGTTGGACCCTGACGATTACAATTACAGGATTTTATATGCAGATACGATGGAAGCAGTGAAAGATACCATCTGCGATCCGGAAATCGATTTACTTCCCCCTAACGAAGCCGTTCAACGCGGATGGTGGTCATAA